The nucleotide window tttggaaggaaggagcaggttgctgttgttgttgctgagggctggaccatctgaggttagggtaattcctccatccagggttatatctgttgctggagaggtcataattgttctgctgtggttgattttgctgctgaggttgaggaggtctattgtaaatatttgcagcataagcttcaggctgctcaattgctctaggttgctgcatggaagggcaaaggtctgtatggtggtcaacagaggagcacaaaccacaaacccttgcgacaggtacagatttctgattcaaagccagctgggttaccaggttaaccaatgcatccagtttgccttcaagcttcttagtttcagatgatgcagatgggtttgtagctaccacatgcactcctctaatgactaagGCATCacttctggcgctaaactgctgggagttggaagccatcttctcaattaaatttctggctttagcaggagtcatgtctccaagggctccaccactggcagcatctatcatacttctctccatattactgagtccttcataaaaatattggagaagaagctgttctgaaatctgatggtgggggcaactggcacatagtttcttaaatctctcctagtactcatacaggctctctccactgagttgtctaatacctgagatatccttcctgatggttgtggtcctggaagcagggaaaattttttctaagattactctcttaaggtcatcccagctcgtgatggaccttggagcaaggtaatacaaccagtcctttgccactccctctaatgaatgaggaaaagccttcagaaatatgtgatcctcttggacatctgggggtttcatggtggagcagacaatatgaaattccttcaaatgtttgtgcgggtcttcacctgcaaggccatgaaactttggaagcaaatgaatcagtccagttttaagaacatatgggacatcctcatcagggtattggatgcacaagctttcgtaggtgaaatcaggtgcagccatttcccttagagtcctctcacggggtggaggttgtgccatgttctcagaatgtgcaaaatcagaatgctcagaatcagaatgctcaaaattataatgctcaagatcaggatgttcaaaatcaccaataacagaatgcatagattcaccagtaatggaatgctcagaatgatcaaaaggtataaaatgatgcctaactaatctatgaaatgtcctatctatctcaggatcaaagggttgtaagtcagatggattgcctctagtcatacactacattcagcatgcacacaactagttgccttatcatgtaaataaaggtgtaggtttgaactacagctaccctcaaatgatatccaaatgacttgaaattttgtgagcaaccttataaaatgatgagaagatagcacaaaaaatttcagacaaaaattcaaagtctaactatgaaagctaaaaatggtaagttaagaaaaataagtgaataaaacttgaaaaataaaaaacttttgatagAATCGCTTTTtctggacgatggagacctcagccggcccatggcgtaggaaatttttttctaccccaaatgcatatataataattgcgattctgataaccggagcaaaagttatggccgtttgaagttttgacaaacacaaaatttgctagttttttggaactttcaaatctgaccaaactaaaggctctagctatttttcccacaaaatatggattaaaagaagttgccacaaaaaaattcagccaaaaataacaaccctagctactaaaacaaaaaatctcaaataattcagcatgggtggtcgctaaaatccgtctctaattgatttctactactactctgtttttgccgcaagcacaatcttcacagcaaaacacccaagactgaaacaggggaaacgcttaatgggaaaactgaaacagaacacacattaaacaaaataccaggacactaaacaacactaacacacatactaacacaatactaacaattaaacataaaacacgaacggattaaacacacaacactagctagctattatgaacctttggacactactccccggcaatggcgccaaatttgatcgaggtcgtacccgaatcaaataaacatgaaaatgcagtaactaggaagtgatcctaggtcgtttcccaacgagcagtgacaaaccaaatgttcataatatacttgcagtaacagtaacgattggggggggggttggttgtttggtaattaaagagcagaacaagtaactggaatacgaaactactaatattaaaaacgggttgtttcctctaattcagaagccattctcttatcctgggttatggagaattcgtccctaacagtcaaccacttaatccaaccctatttcaatttactaagcgaaaatcaacttagggttttcaatacgtgattaggcaccacatacaccagttagcccttcgtccattaagcatgaacgcaagttaggcttagaggcaattaatcgaacacgaagcgtgcactgattaatattcacgaaattgggataactggtgaagggaaaactgccaggaaaccacattacaagcgaaacctcaaagagagttgggcttcgtcctcaaaaggaaacaacaccaaaaaatctagccttccatggattcaaacagaaaacgcaaatgaaacatgaagtagaaacgtaaatgaacagaaacgtaaatgagacagaaacgtaaatgaaagtagaagaagaagcaagaatgaactcgtaattagaaacagaaaacggaaatttgcattaagaacgaaaaccgtAACAAGAGAacagaaaaacatgaaaacctaaaaccaaagctctgaataatgaaaatagcagaaatagaaatagaaggCCCTatttacaatactctggcccaaaacgaaataaacattgaacaacataaaataaacttgcgaaattaactaaggtaagcgctgctttatttgccctcttcaagtccataaccaaaatccggattaagcccaatgtttcattaattcctgaaattagattaaaaacatcaaattagctaaatgagcccaaataataaaattgcctgattaattgacaattaagaccaatcagtaattaaaatggtgcaaaaagggtttagaaaatagaagaaaatgatggcacatcagtcacgtacgagaactggaaggaggtccctactgctcagaaggacctgatttgggagaatattcaggtattttttcttttcttatttgattttgtttaattaatagccaaaaaatacattattgtaacaaacaaactttatttgatgttgtcaggcggaatttgatatcccagaggcttctgacaatAGGACAAAAATGAAGTTACTacagaccgtgggggagagatgaaggcagtttaaatcagacctcacgaggaaatgggcccttgcagtcgatcaggacggtgtcgaggacattgtctgtgagaaatatggcatcagcaaggaaaagtgggcccagttttgccagactcgcagagacccttcttgggaggtatgttccttgcaatttaagttgtttttcaaaaaacatgatgttgttatacttcattctattaatttcaaacattattgtttaatttttttcaggatgtgcgcaagaaggcacaggccatccagaagcagaatactgccccccacgttttgtctcgtgggggttatgattatttggagcagaagctcctggctgagaagacgaagaagaagctggaggaagctgcacagtcaggaagcgttgatggcgtcatcgaccctccatccccggtcaaacgccacgtgaagtggaagatggcccgcacgaagaaaacaggggacatgacgactgaggccgcaaaggaaatcgctgagaagattgtaagtcatttttaagtaaccattacaattatatttcaatattttgtgaatgtcatgtaccactgtgtgttttctgtgcaggattcctttgaggagtaggccacacagggatccttcgtcccccatggacgtcaggatgttctcgccgctgctattggacgtccagagcaccctggacgtgtccgtgctgctggagccggtgtcaccatcaagcaatactatggatcggctccacggacgtcccgcagcgcttcctccctgcctcctgacgaattgcagcagctgacccagcaaatcagggatcggctagaggagtccatcacagagaaagtgacgaggtaggtcatggcatccttcagccacatGCAGTCCCAGcttcagtcgcagatgcaatctcagggacttgcagtgcctcctgagcctctggttggtccctccggtcctcgagtgagcataaaggggagttgtgttgatccctcaggaaacgatcctgagaccggtgactctgacaggtgcggcttgtacatagaagcagattctgcccgcctggttgccatggggagagtttatgagggatcacTGTTGTTCAtcacactcctttgttgcctggctaagtaaaggtgagtgtgaaGGAGGTTACAAATGCAGATggtccagttcctgtacccactgatgaggtttccttagtggggcaggcacttcacaccttccttgcttggccgacacatctggtcaagtctttatcacaacaGGTACTTATTgttcttactatatgtttcttctttttaaattaattcattaagtgtgcctcaaattaggctatttaactttgtttcatgaacaggtagctgtgtctccggcaaaaccacctccaaagcccGATCCAGAGGttgatgatccgctttatctgatgacattgaccatcccagagcttttcttgaggccttatcaagttagatgggatgccaccgtgttcggggtctttaatccagatttccccctctacataaagcacgaagacctctccgaaatcgcacacggtggtcaatgtctcagcatatcaatgttacagttgtggattctgtaagtcattttatattacttttaattacctaagttattactttcaattcataaatatttaactttgacttaacacaaacaggcatctcactgaaacatgtatgcaagtggggaattctgatatctatggattcctcgagccacagtccattcagaggtttgggcaatcgcagtttgagtctgaaagttacataaaaagttggatgcagagttcacaacgcgatgtctatcttggagcctacctaaatgggtaagtcacaaaataactaaatttaattaatgtttactaatgtactaacccattttaggttccactgcagcggacactggcagatggtggtcatccagcccaaggaacacctagttgtctggttttgttcattgcataacaggccagacaactaccttaaggggattattaataggttagtgttcttttcaatacatttgcattgtaatacctcaacgtacaacaccagtttttaattgttactcatatggaacagtgctatcaagggtcttgatgatgctccacagcctaaatcaaaggcttctgctaggtggattgtcgtcaaggtacgtcatttacataaaacttccacttatatatatttctttatgtgtctgtgtagatgcaattggctttgatgttttgatgatgatcatgataatgtgttgcaattgatgcaaatgggcttttcaagattaaaattcaagacaatacttcaagattacaaggcacaacatcaagatgatcactagaatattaggaagggaattcctaattgaattagcaaaggtttggccaagtgatttaaaataaaaagtgtttttcaaaggttttactctctggtaatcgattaccagaggatgtaatcgattaccagtggccaaatacattttataacagctataaaaatttgaattcgaaattttaaaagctgtaatcgattacacaatattggtaatcgattaccagcagttagtaaacgttttaattcaaattttaaaagctgtaatcgattacacaattactgtaatcgattaccagacaggaatttcagaaaaataatttcaagagtcacaacttttcaaaggctttactcatgaccaccaatggtctatatatatgtgacttaaacacgaaattgcttagagattttcagaacaacaaagtgtttatcctctcaaagagcaatttcattttatcctcttaagaattccttggccaattcaattgcaattcattaaggaattaattgagtgctcaatttgtaaaatccatctctttctagagagatttgttcctcttcttcttctcattctctaagggattaagagactgtgagtctcttgttgtaaagaatctctaaacacaaaggaagggttgtccttgtgtgtttagaacttgtaaaaggaatttacaagttagtggaactctcaagcgggttgcttggggactggacgtaggcacaagggtgtggccgaaccagtataaaactgagtttgcattttctcttcccttaatctcctttatttattattgctttatatttatattcaagttgcttcatttgaattaatatttaagaagattgtcattaagggaattcataacttaagtaaaaagtaagatagatttttaattaggagaaaagtttggaatatcttaattcaaccccccccttcttaagatatctgaggccacttgtctaacagtctgtacactagttgtttaattaatatccaaatttcattatgtatttagtgtaatagacaaaaaggaagtactgagtgcggctactatgtgatgcactggatgtcaaccatcattttaggaacttctaggaataattgggaagcggtaagtttatttcaaacaaaatcgatttatttataatttgtattgcattattaacttattatgatttatttcatcatgcagtattttaacgatcctagaccattggagccagagagattaaaagcattgcggatccagtggacacagttttatctccgagttagagatcaggcctaggatttagggacattatctttagctttagtttactttggtttaacattttttacattttctatgtaacatgaacattgaattcatttgatgattgttctttatgataaatcaattatttgatgtttattatcattaaaactgcttgaaagcagaataaaatgtttatttgctatgAATTGggcctgaaattgcatttgacaggtacaattttgggtttactgtgaaaacagaaagtatatatataaaaaaaatacttgaaaacaacatcggttattaacaaaaaccaatgttaatatcataaacaacatcggttatttacaaaaaccgatgtcgatatgaaccttaacatctgttgtaatagaaaaccgatgttaacgtttgtatattaacatcgggtatttagagaaccgatgttgtcatatatatgttaacatcggttctccaaaaccgatgttaacattgatacattctacatcggcactttcaacatcgattttagaactcatgtagaatgttctaaataatcgatgttaaaagtgtattttctaatagtgaattAAACTGTACTAACAAAAGAGTTtcagtttagttttttttttaaaaaaattggttcagtttttatataatttagttcaatttcttttaaatcaaataagTTCAAGTAGTTTTTTTGAACACCTCTATGATATGACTATATGACAAGTTACGGCCAAgccaaaaattataaattatgaattGTTAGTAaccaaattttgtaattttggtaACCTGCCTCTGGTGTTAATTAATGTGAAAATCGATTGATTTTAATGTCAGTCCAATGAGGATAAGGTCATTTCAGTTGGATGCGCACTTGAGTATTTATCAGTATTAGTCGAACAAAAAGACTAGTTGTTGAATAAGGGTTAGCTGGGTCAAATCGGTAACTTATAATGTTAGCCGATGACAGAAATCAACTAACCATAAAAAATTCAGCTAAATTaagtcaaatttaatttaacaaagagataatattttcatcatttttttatagctAAATGATTTGTAGAGGTTAAAACTAATTCATGATAGTGTCCATTAGAAATAGGAAGAGGTTCCCAATTTATTAAGATTTGAAATGCAAATCAGTTGGATTTGTGGAAGAGGAAAACATAACTAGAATATTGGAGTAGTTACTAAAAGGTGGATTAGTTACAATATGCACCAGCTAGCCGAAAATCAACTATTGTAAGCCAAAATCAGCatccaacaaaaacataatttagtAGAGGAGAGTTTTTAGCATCTTGTACTTTAAATCTAACAAGACAATGAATCCAAAACAGAAGCTTATATTATCTTGCATTTATTTTATCACTTTGTTTTTACAATTTATGTCTTTTATCACTTTCAATGTAAAGTTTTCATTTATAtcctttcatttacttttctttaTAGCTTTCCTTAATTTATGgcctttcaaaatttattttccaacaaattctatcttttccttctttttccttttacatacaatAAATGCTTTTTGAAGTAGCTTGGAAAATCTATTATTGAGAAccaattttttcttctcaatatCAATCACTTGACATTATTTTAGAATCGTGTTGATCAACAGTTAGTCGATCCAAACAATTGATTGTCACACGACAACAAGAATCAATACACCCAAAGTAGCATTTATGCATGAAAAGCAATCTCAATGACGTACTATCCTTCctttaattgtttttgaaactttttataaatattaaaatatatagtgtTCATTTTCACCACGAGAACTATTAATGAAATACTTAAAAGGTGGTTCTTACATAATTTGAACAATTgacataacaatttatcatataaaaactGTTTGTTTACGTAACAACAattctcaattatttttaaaaattaaaagatatttttttatgattgggaaaatacaagaaaaaacagaaccaaagaaaccagaaaactAGCTTCCCCTTGGGAAGGATGTTCCTATTCCATCACCAAGAACAATAAGACAAAGATCATTCGGACAAGTCTGCAAGACCATGAGCAAATGTTGGGCATTGGATCCTTTTCTTTAGCCAACCAGTCAGCGCACTTATGTTCCTTGTAAGCGTGTTGTAAGGACCAATTCGGACTAAAATTTGCAAAGGATCTAATCCTTTGAACAAGAGGATAATAAGGTGAGTTAAAGGGACCCCCTCATTTACAAGAGAAAGAGCATTTCGTGAATCAGATTCACATATCAGAAAATTGTAAACTTGATCACTATTTTCACACTATTATTTAATAGAAAACTTCTTAAAATGTTTAAATGCTActtatcactactaaaaaaacatgttttacgACGCGTGATCTACGACGGTTATTATAGAATCGATTTAGAAGGTGATGCGgtagcatttttgtaattattgtaaaaaaattacattttatgacGCACATTCTAAAACGGTTACTAAAAACCGCCTTAAAATGTTATATGCAATAAAGTTCACGACAGATTTTTGGTAAAGACCGTCGTAATTGGGGAAAAAAAACAAGCGCGTGCGCAGAACCTCAACTcccaattttattattattatttcccaGAAATCACTCTCTTCTTCTGCACTCCTAAGCCTCTTCGTTTTCTCTCACTAACCCTAGAAGCCCATCCACCTTTGGTTACTGTTTTCTCTAGAAAGAGAAGCAGTTGTTGCTGAAAATGTACAAGAACCAGCTTCAAGAGCTAGCCCAACGGAGCTGCTTCAACCTGCCTTCATACACGTCTATTCAGGAAGGTCCCGATCATGCGCTAAGGTTCAAGGCCACTATCAACTTTAACGGCAAGATCTTCGAGACCCCTCACTACTGTTCCACTCTCCGTCAGGCCGCACACTCTGCCGCCGAAGTCGCTCTCAATTCCCTCTCCCATCGTGGCCCCTCCTATTCCCTCGTCACTAAGATTCTCATGAGTCATTGCCGCTTCTACTtctagggtttttttttcttccccctCTCCTTAAGCTTTACAAGTCAAACTTAAACCACCATTAACTGAAAAACcgcaggaagaagaaaaagatcaaATCTCAGAagggttaaaaaaaatgaagggttTGAACAACCGGTTCTTCACGGTGGGGTTGTGGCGACGTGGTACTCTTCCAACATTGGCGTGCTTCAAGTACCCAATCTTCCTGACCATGTGCCACATGAGTTACGTCGCCATAGCATGGATGAAGGTCGTGCCTTTGCAGACCCTTCGATCCAGGGTGCAGTTCTTCAAGATCTCTGCCCTCAGCCTCGTTTTCTGCGTCTCCGTTGTCTTCGGGAATATCTCTCTCTGCTACCTCCCCATGTCGTTTAACCAAGCCATTGGCGCCACCATGCCCTTCTTCATTGCTGTTTTTGCCTACCTTATGACGCTCAAGAGGGAGGCTGGGCTCACTTACCTCACGCTTGTTCCTGTTGTTACTGGAGTCATCATTGCAAGTGGGGTATGTATTGTCACATAACATAACATGACAcccttttgattcttttaatgtttttttgttaatttgggTTAATGGGTTTGTTTCTGATGTGATTTCAGATTGGttcaacataaaaataacattttttaaatgtctTCTGATATGGGTGTTGTGTGTGTCTTCTTCTATTTGGCTATTATTAGGGGGAACCGAGTTTTCATCTGTTTGGATTTATTATATGTGTTGCGGCTACGGCTGCAAGGGCTTTTAAATCAGTGCTACAAGGGATATATGACTTCATGTCAATTTGTTCTATCAGCATAGCATTATATGTGTTGTAGATTACAAAATGGGACTATAGAAATACCCAACCCAAGCTTGTTTCCCTTATTTTTATCATCGctgataaatttatcatatggtTAAGTAGTGGTGTTCTAAAACAAGCACC belongs to Glycine soja cultivar W05 chromosome 5, ASM419377v2, whole genome shotgun sequence and includes:
- the LOC114412441 gene encoding probable sugar phosphate/phosphate translocator At3g11320, with product MKGLNNRFFTVGLWRRGTLPTLACFKYPIFLTMCHMSYVAIAWMKVVPLQTLRSRVQFFKISALSLVFCVSVVFGNISLCYLPMSFNQAIGATMPFFIAVFAYLMTLKREAGLTYLTLVPVVTGVIIASGEQMARVAKEEERGSPSWGASFFTQTTQDVARAVAAAVNSQRPCVVYAFKNDHGGSQLQRLQYQVKYTNLSWLILLDFWSLFLNAFFALFFL